The Streptomyces cathayae DNA segment ACCCGCTGGCCAGGCCCGCTCCGCTCCCGCTCCACTCGCCGTCCGCTTCCCGGTCGGCTCGGCGCAGACGCACCTCGACGTCCCCCTCGACGATCCGGGTGTCGAAGGCGGGCTGCGGTGCGGTGGCCGGACCGCGGACGTTCCAGCCGTCCGAGAGGCGGAAGACGCTGCCGTGCCACGGGCACCGGACACATCCGTCGGCGACCGTGCCCTCGGACAGCGGACCGGCGAGATGGCTGCACCGCTCGGCCAGTGCGTGGATCACCCCGCCGGGTTCACGGACCACCAGGACCGGCACATCGTCCACGACGCGCCGCACGGGCTGCCCGGCCGGGAACTCGGCCACGGCACCGACCCGGTGCCAGCCCTCCCGGACGACGTGCGGAACCTCTTCCGCGTGGTTGGCTCCGGACGCCTGGCGGTAGGCCAGGTGGCCGCCCAGCAGGCCGCCGATCCCCACCGCCGTCAGCCCCAGGAAGCCGTAGGTCCGGCCGGCACCCGTACGCCCCTTGAGGCGGCAGGTGAGCGAGGTCGCGTACAGGCCCACGGCCGCCCAGTTCGCCATGGCGTGCACCAGCCCCACACGTGCCTGCTCGCGGTGCAGCTCCGCCCAGTCGACGGCGCCCGCCAGCGCGGCGGGCGCGGCCGTGGCCAGGCCGACACCGACGAGCAGGCCCGCCTCGCGGGAGCGGCCGGGCAGGGTGTCCAGCACGGCCGCGGACAGCCAGCTCCCGACCGGCACCTGCACCATCAGCGGATGGAGCGGGTGCCCCAGCCACCTGCCGTGCAGCACGTCCCGTCCGCGCCCCAGCGGCAGGGAGCGGACTGCCGACCGGAGAGCGTCGATCGCCGGGTCCGCCCGGGGCGCCCGTTCCAGACGCTCCAGGAGCCACAACATTCGGTTCTGCCTCATGCGGCGGTGGCGTGGCGTTGCAGTCATGGGCGCCGAGTCCCCACCTGCGCACAGGGCAAACGCGGGCGGGGCCCGGCGTCCGAGGCGGGACCGGGGCCCGCCGGGGCGGGCGCATCGGCGGGCCGTCCGAGCCTCAGGGCCGCTGTCGCCCCGTCGACCGGGACCGCCTCCGTACGCTTCTCGGCGAGTTCGGTGACGGGGCGTCAAGAGCCGCTGGGTTCGGGGCAGATGGATCTTCCCGGTACGACGGCGTAAACGTGACCGGGTGGTCCGGGCGGGGCGTGGCGTCCCTACACTCACGATCATGACCTCTGAAACCACCCTCTCCGGGACACCGGCCGGCGACACCGACGAACCGGCCCTCTTCGCGACCATGTCCACCATGCGGGCCATGCGGCGCCTGCGGCCCGACCCGGTGCCCGACGAGCTCCTGGACCGGCTGATACAGGCGGCCGTGTGGGGCCCCAGCGGCGGCAACATGCAGCGTTACGAGTACGTCGTCGTCACCGACCCCGCGGTCATGGCCGACCTCGCCCCGCTGTGGAAGCGGTGCGTGGACGCCTACCTGGCCACGACCGGCAAGTACGCCCCCGCCGGCATGGACGAGGCCGCGTACGGACGCATGGCCGCCGCCATCGAGTACCAGCGCGACCACTTCGCCGAGACCCCGGCACTGATCATCCCCTGCTACCGGTTCCCGGAGCCGAGGATCGAGGAGGAGGGCATGCGGCGCTACGCCGAGGAGCTCGGCGCCGAGGGGACGGCACGCATGGGGCGGATCCAGGAGCGTTTCGCCGCACTCGCGGAGGGCTCCTGCGTCTACCCGGGCGTGCAGAACCTGCTGCTCGCCGCGCGGGGCCTGGGCCTGGCCGCCAACATCACCATCTGGCATCTGATGCTGGAGGACGAGTGGAAGGCGGCCCTGGGCATTCCCGACGACATGAACACCTTCGCGGCCGTCCCGGTGGGGTGGCCGCGCGGCAGGTTCGGTCCGGTGAGCCGCCGCCCGGTCGAAGAGGTCGTGCACCGCAACCGCTGGTAGGCCACGGCCACCGGCGCGTCACCGGAACGGTGACACAGGGCGCCCACGCGCCGTCCGCTCCGGCACCCGGGGCGGACGGCGCGGGCGTCAGGCCCGGAAGTGCGAGCGATCGGCCTCCGGCGTCACTCGCGGGGCGGGCAGGTGCCTCGTGCGGCGCAGGCCGGGTTGCAGAGGCCGGCCGCGTCCCCGCCCACCACGACGGCCGCATCCAGGTTTGGTCCGTCTGCCGTCAGGTGACACAAACGCGTGTACGCGAGCCGACGAAGGGGCACACCGTGAGGCGTCATCTGGGCACGCTCCGGCACGGATGGGAGTGGCTGGGCGCTCACACCCTGATGCGGCGCGGCCGTGGCCTGGAGCTGATGCACCGGGCCCTGGGGTTCGCCACCCTGGCTCTGGTCACGCTGGCGCCCCTGCTCATCGTGGTCGCCGCCGCCGATCCGCTCGGGCGGGGCGGCTTCGCGTCCTGGCTCGCGGACGGCATGGGCCTGTCCGGCCGGTCCGCGCACCTGCTCACGGAGATCATCAGCCCGCCGCGCGAGGTGGTCGGCACCACCAGCGTGTGGGGCGGGCTGGCACTCGCCGTGTTCGGTGTCCCGCTGGGCGGGAGCATCCAGA contains these protein-coding regions:
- a CDS encoding Rieske (2Fe-2S) protein, with protein sequence MRQNRMLWLLERLERAPRADPAIDALRSAVRSLPLGRGRDVLHGRWLGHPLHPLMVQVPVGSWLSAAVLDTLPGRSREAGLLVGVGLATAAPAALAGAVDWAELHREQARVGLVHAMANWAAVGLYATSLTCRLKGRTGAGRTYGFLGLTAVGIGGLLGGHLAYRQASGANHAEEVPHVVREGWHRVGAVAEFPAGQPVRRVVDDVPVLVVREPGGVIHALAERCSHLAGPLSEGTVADGCVRCPWHGSVFRLSDGWNVRGPATAPQPAFDTRIVEGDVEVRLRRADREADGEWSGSGAGLASGYAG
- a CDS encoding nitroreductase family protein; this translates as MTSETTLSGTPAGDTDEPALFATMSTMRAMRRLRPDPVPDELLDRLIQAAVWGPSGGNMQRYEYVVVTDPAVMADLAPLWKRCVDAYLATTGKYAPAGMDEAAYGRMAAAIEYQRDHFAETPALIIPCYRFPEPRIEEEGMRRYAEELGAEGTARMGRIQERFAALAEGSCVYPGVQNLLLAARGLGLAANITIWHLMLEDEWKAALGIPDDMNTFAAVPVGWPRGRFGPVSRRPVEEVVHRNRW